The Apium graveolens cultivar Ventura unplaced genomic scaffold, ASM990537v1 ctg8416, whole genome shotgun sequence DNA segment gccggctactggcaaagtgtggccgtagatcaagactgtggtatttataagaattatcgtttcgttctgttttattctgctcagatctgttataaaatctgtactgttataaattctgctatgttctgttttaaattctgaattttaaaatataaaactttgggttggatttattttagaaaatgttttacaaaattattattgttttaagaaaaatcgttttatcaaaacacccattgtttttctgtttaaaagttagtcaatttgtacttgctgagctgtgtagctcaccccttttaacatttcaggttcggaatttggagcatattaagattaaggaatgagaactatgtggagatctgtgctgcttcgttttgtgctatttgaattagaataaagattttgtttttagagaataaatttaattatctgttagacaattattatcggatttgtggagctgcgtctctatttttatgattttgattattgcgtttgaccgctgctttgaatttcgtgatctattagaattatcgagtaataatatattttatttttagttttcgatttagaatttaatagtccggaagtgcgggctggtacagttggtatcaagagcaggctgtccttcggagtgtattaggtatgggactagtacattccctaggatgcgatcctttagactatcgtataggtcttagaaaattattttggatttagggcatttatttgtgtgattatttgatatgtttgacttttgtgtttttttgattaTTGACTATAAGTTTAGAATTTGTTTTGTGTGTTCTAGTAAAGATGGATGGAGAAAATCAGAACAACAATGAAAATCAGGGCAATAATGATGAAGGAGGAAACGTCTTTGACCAGCTGGCTGAAACTCTAGCTGTACTTGTGAATCAGCAACCGAAGCCCAACATCGTCTCTCAATTCAAGCGTTTGAACCCGCCAACTTTTGATGGAGCTACAGACCCGGCTATCGTTGAGATGTGGATCcaagagatggaaaaagctttcGGACTTCTGGGGAGCAATGAGGAACAGAAGGTGACCTTAGCTGTGTACCAATTGCAAGGAAGCGCTTACGACTGGTGGCTTATGGAAAAGAGGAAGAATGAGACGACAAATCTTGAAGAAAATCATGAACCGTACACTTGGGCAAAGTTCAAGAAGGCTTTAGAGGACAAGTACTTTCCGAGAACAGTTCGTCTGCAGAAAGAGAGGGACTTCATTCGACTTCAACAAGGTGGAAGAACCGTCATTGAATACGAAGCAGAATTTGCAAAGCTTGCGAAGTACGCGTCGACCCTAGTAGCAGATGAGAGCAGTCGAGCACGAAGATTAGAGGAGGGACTTCGAAGTGACATCAGGAATTCAGTGGCGTCGTTTGAACTTCAGACGTACGAGGCTGTCCTCAACAAGGCGTTAGTGATCGAAAGGGGCTTGGCAGAATCTGAAAAGGCGTCTGGCAGTTGGAATAAGAGGCGGTTCACTCAAACTAGTGGGCAATCTTTTCAAGGGGGACCACTCAAGAAGCCACACGTGTACGATAACATCGGGGGTCAAGGTGATCGAGAGACGTGTACCAGGTGCGGCAAGAATCATC contains these protein-coding regions:
- the LOC141704920 gene encoding uncharacterized protein LOC141704920; this encodes MDGENQNNNENQGNNDEGGNVFDQLAETLAVLVNQQPKPNIVSQFKRLNPPTFDGATDPAIVEMWIQEMEKAFGLLGSNEEQKVTLAVYQLQGSAYDWWLMEKRKNETTNLEENHEPYTWAKFKKALEDKYFPRTVRLQKERDFIRLQQGGRTVIEYEAEFAKLAKYASTLVADESSRARRLEEGLRSDIRNSVASFELQTYEAVLNKALVIERGLAESEKASGSWNKRRFTQTSGQSFQGGPLKKPHVYDNIGGQGDRETCTRCGKNHPDKVCRWNTGACFHCGEVGHKISNYPHNPPPPPRKEA